One genomic region from Colletotrichum lupini chromosome 7, complete sequence encodes:
- a CDS encoding glycolate oxidase produces the protein MQLHPATNNLYLHYYSQSFARVRSTAPPTKPPSPPLDFYRAPNPDGSKPIPSSTSDQSKKLVPQSSNIGAMAHIRARAPQAALQSLRTASPAPRRRCVALANGATARHMSSERGTPSNTEEKQKGRTFQGQVVGSITQRLAREKAERERFAAEREKTGNSRNLAYTFVLLTTMGVSYYLGTLVPPSPSEESTLPLAKTIAPVHKLNKENLEAAWADFVGIVGKEHVSTTKVDLEHHANSEWSSHSAKPDERPFCVVFPSTTEEVSEIMKICHQRRIPVVGYSGGTSLEGHFTPTRGGISIDFGRMNKVLKLHQEDLDVVVQPAVGWESLNDQLAQTGLFFPPDPGPGAMIGGMIGTGCSGTNAYRYGTMREWVLSLTVVLADGTIIKTRQRPRKSSAGYDLTKLFIGSEGTLGLVTEATLKVTTKPASTSVAVSAFPTIRDAANCVAKVVAAGIPVAAVEILDDLQMQCINKAGMTSKAWAEAPTLFFKFAGTETGVKEQVALVKQLASKTGSKTFDFAKNEEEQQELWSARKEALWSTMAVRREGDHVWTGDVAVPTSRLPDIIEETKEAMAKSGLFGTIVGHVGDGNFHTILLYNDQERKRAEHLVHNMVKRAVEMEGTVTGEHGVGLVKRDYLPHELGESTIKKALDPLCLLNCDKIVRVQPPKAGEVSQW, from the exons ATGCAGCTCCACCCAGCTACAAATAATCTTTACCTGCACTACTATTCGCAGTCGTTCGCCCGCGTACGCAGTACAGCTCCTCCAACGAAGCCACCATCCCCTCCTCTCGACTTCTACAGAGCTCCGAACCCGGATGGCTCGAAGCCTATCCCCTCTTCAACTTCTGATCAATCGAAGAAGCTCGTACCGCAATCT TCGAACATAGGCGCAATGGCGCATATCAGAGCTCGAGCTCCCCAGGCAGCTCTGCAAAGCCTCAGGACCGCAAGCCCGGCCCCGCGCCGGCGATGCGTCGCTCTCGCCAATGGTGCTACCGCACGGCATATGTCGAGTGAGCGCGGCACGCCGAGCAACACTGAGGAGAAGCAGAAGGGCCGGACATTTCAGGGTCAGGTCGTCGGCAGCATCACCCAGCGTCTGGCGCGCGAGAAGGCGGAGCGGGAGAGGTTCGCTGCCGAGCGAGAGAAGACGGGGAATAGCAGGAATCTGGCGTACACTTTCG TGCTACTCACCACGATGGGAGTGTCGTACTACCTAGGCACCCTCGTGCCCCCGAGCCCCAGCGAAGAATCGACCCTGCCGCTAGCCAAGACGATCGCGCCGGTCCACAAGCTCAACAAGGAGAACCTCGAGGCCGCCTGGGCCGACTTCGTCGGCATCGTCGGCAAGGAGCACGTCAGCACCACAAAGGTCGACCTCGAACACCACGCCAACTCGGAGTGGTCCTCGCACTCGGCCAAGCCCGACGAGCGGCCGTTCTGCGTCGTCTTCCCCAGCACCACCGAGGAGGTCTCGGAGATCATGAAGATCTGCCACCAGCGGCGCATCCCCGTCGTCGGCTACAGCGGCGGAACCAGCCTCGAGGGCCACTTCACGCCCACGCGCGGCGGCATCTCGATCGATTTCGGGCGCATGAACAAGGTCCTCAAGCTGCACCAGGAGGACCTCGACGTCGTGGTGCAGCCCGCCGTCGGGTGGGAGTCGCTCAACGACCAGCTGGCGCAGACGGGCCTGTTCTTCCCGCCGGACCCGGGCCCGGGCGCCATGATTGGCGGCATGATTGGCACCGGATGCAGCGGCACCAACGCCTACCGCTACGGCACCATGCGCGAGTGGGTGCTGAGCCTGACGGTCGTGCTGGCCGACGGCACCATCATCAAGACGCGGCAGCGCCCGCGCAAGAGCTCCGCCGGCTACGACCTCACCAAGCTCTTCATCGGGTCCGAGGGCACCCTGGGCCTCGTGACGGAGGCCACCCTGAAAGTTACGACGAAGCCCGCGTCCACCTCGGTCGCCGTCTCGGCCTTCCCCACGATCCGCGACGCGGCCAACTGCGTCGCCAAGGTCGTCGCCGCCGGCATCCCGGTCGCGGCGGTGGAGATCCTGGACGACCTGCAGATGCAGTGCATCAACAAGGCCGGCATGACGAGCAAGGCGTGGGCCGAGGCGCCGACGCTGTTTTTCAAGTTCGCCGGCACGGAGACGGGCGTCAAGGAGCAGGTGGCGCTGGTGAAGCAGCTCGCGAGCAAGACGGGCAGCAAGACGTTTGATTTCGCCAAGAACGAGGAGGAGCAGCAGGAGCTGTGGAGCGCGAGGAAGGAGGCGCTGTGGAGCACGATGGCGGTCCGGCGCGAGGGGGATCACGTCTGGACTGGGGACGTTGCGGTGCCGACGAGCCGGTTGCCTGACATTATTGAGGAGACCAAGGAGGCCATGGCCAAGAGTGGGCTTTTTGGCACCATTGTTGGGCATGTTGGGGATGGAAACTTCCACA CCATTCTGCTTTACAATGACCAGGAGCGCAAGAGGGCCGAACACCTGGTTCATAACATGGTCAAGAGAGCTGTCGAGATGGAGGGCACCGTCACG GGTGAGCATGGCGTCGGACTCGTCAAGAGAGATTACCTCCCGCACGAGCTGGGCGAATCTACC ATCAAGAAGGCTCTTGACCCCCTCTGCCTGCTCAACTGCGATAAGATCGTCAGAGTACAGCCGCCCAAGGCTGGCGAGGTGAGCCAGTGGTAA
- a CDS encoding enoyl-CoA hydratase/isomerase, giving the protein MHGSEDCLIVLSQSYRVLIIVFTEVPFARVMAVSLGNLVIDPVNRLHNDQSLIHAGPLRMDVDHSTIPDLGTGCKRSSPPSPTFDLEPKDGGKAHPRKIQPPSKTTSSITNSLTTNLITTTSTPHPIHHQPQPSKTSKNPSPTMSSLPTSYNTLSLPQITLSHHPASSPSPTPVILLTLDRPSARNAFTDEMASSLAKAYALLSTDPRVKAIVLTGSDPSNKTFCAGMDLHNRVRLPSHRDAHRDTGGLVALAMHNCSKPIIAAINGSAVGVGITMALPASVRIVSRDAKIGFVFGRRGFNMEACSSFYLPRLVGAGPALHLCTTGGVYPATSPLLRNLFSEIVAPGEVLPRALAVAEDVAANVSTVAARVMRDMILRSPASPEEAHLLESKIFFDLFSGKDSKEGMESFMEKRAPRFEATMEKDAPTAYPWWKEVDIKAKI; this is encoded by the exons ATGCACGGTAGCGAAGACTGTCTGATTGTCTTATCTCAGTCTTATCGCGTTCTTATCATTGTCTTTACCGAAGTACCTTTTGCTCG TGTCATGGCTGTATCTCTCGGGAACTTGGTCATCGATCCCGTTAATCGGCTTCATAATGA CCAGTCCCTGATACACGCCGGGCCGCTCCGCATGGACGTTGATCACTCTACCATTCCGGACCTCGGTACCGGTTGTAAGCGCTCTTCCCCTCCATCTCCAACCTTTGACCTCGAACCCAAAGACGGCGGCAAAGCGCATCCACGTAAAA TTCAACCTCCATCAAAAACCACAAGTTCCATCACAAACAGTCTCACCACCAACCTCATCACCACGACCTCAACTCCACATCCGATACATCATCAACCACAACCCTCCAAAACCTCCAAGAACCCATCACCAACAATGTCCTCCCTCCCAACATCCTACAACACCCTCTCCCTCCCTCAAATAACCCTCTCCCACCACCCCgcctcctccccctccccgaCCCCAGTGATACTCCTCACCCTCGACCGCCCCTCCGCCCGCAACGCCTTCACAGACGAAATGGCATCCTCCCTAGCAAAAGCCTACGCCCTCCTCTCCACCGACCCCCGCGTAAAAGCCATAGTCCTCACCGGCTCAGACCCCTCCAACAAGACCTTCTGCGCAGGAATGGACCTCCACAACCGCGTCCGCCTCCCCTCCCACCGCGACGCCCACCGCGACACGGGAGGCCTCGTCGCTCTGGCAATGCACAACTGCTCGAAACCCATCATCGCCGCGATAAACGGCTCCGCCGTCGGCGTGGGCATCACGATGGCCCTCCCCGCCTCCGTCCGCATCGTCTCCCGCGACGCGAAGATCGGCTTCGTCTTTGGGCGGCGCGGGTTCAACATGGAGGCCTGCTCGTCCTTTTACCTCCCGCGCCTCGTCGGCGCCGGCCCGGCGCTGCATCTGTGCACCACGGGAGGGGTGTACCCCGCCACGAGCCCGCTACTGCGCAACTTGTTCAGCGAGATCGTCGCGCCGGGCGAGGTTCTCCCGCGCGCGCTGGCGGTCGCCGAGGATGTCGCTGCGAACGTGAGTACCGTGGCCGCGAGGGTGATGCGGGATATGATTCTGAGGTCGCCGGCGAGTCCGGAGGAGGCGCACCTGCTGGAGAGCAAGATCTTCTTCGACCTGTTTAGCGGGAAAGATAGTAAAGAGGGGATGGAGAGTTTCATGGAGAAGAGAGCGCCGCGGTTCGAGGCGACGATGGAGAAGGATGCGCCGACGGCGTACCCGTGGTGGAAAGAGGTTGATATCAAAGCAAAGATTTGA
- a CDS encoding SPRY domain-containing protein — protein MCFGSKADKDDSPAPRPAQRPSSLQQQDAKMTSSNQQQPQYAPPAGPPPGQHSAQQQYVPPPGPPPSQTYAAPSGPPPGRAGEFAPPSGPPPSHGGYAPPSGPPPSHQQSEYAPPPGPPPARSDYTAPPPGPPPSHNDYTAPPSGPPPSESKKHDWETAVPDTTLFPPPPAFFSGFDRSPANNSTEQEAEAGEAWVAQYPLVKPINLDASALEALRTHRIWLLQPQGFRGTMAQPVSGKWEVTTQRNAPDSTIIGYPPLYSVKHNSPLATGKPFKVYYEVKIRGSASEVDLALGFTALPYPNFRLPGWHRGSLGVHGDDGHKYINDRWGGKSFTTPFQPGETLGIGMSFTAQDGRMSVEIFFTRDGRLSGSWNLHEEGDSEQDLPVNGLEGYHDLSCAIGTFSKNEYDIIFDPELWKYRP, from the coding sequence ATGTGTTTCGGCAGCAAGGCCGACAAGGATGATAGTCCTGCCCCGCGTCCCGCGCAACGTCCTTCTTCACTACAGCAGCAAGACGCCAAGATGACCAGCAGCAATCAGCAGCAGCCCCAATACGCGCCGCCGGCTGGTCCGCCTCCGGGGCAGCATTCGGCCCAGCAGCAGTATGTTCCTCCTCCCGGCCCGCCTCCGAGTCAGACGTACGCCGCCCCGAGTGGTCCGCCGCCAGGCCGGGCTGGTGAATTTGCGCCTCCCTCGGGTCCTCCTCCGTCCCATGGAGGATATGCGCCGCCATCGGGACCTCCTCCCTCACACCAGCAGAGTGAGTACGCGCCGCCTCCGGGACCTCCGCCGGCCCGCAGTGACTATACTGCTCCTCCTCCGGGACCTCCGCCATCCCACAATGACTACACGGCTCCTCCCTCGGGCCCCCCACCATCGGAATCGAAAAAACACGACTGGGAGACGGCGGTTCCCGATACCACCCTCTTCCCACCGCCCCCGGCCTTCTTCAGTGGGTTTGACCGTTCCCCTGCGAACAACTCTACGGAGCAAGAGGCTGAAGCTGGGGAGGCCTGGGTGGCCCAGTACCCTCTCGTCAAGCCTATCAATCTTGACGCTAGTGCTCTCGAGGCTTTGCGCACGCACAGGATATGGCTTCTCCAGCCTCAAGGATTCCGCGGCACAATGGCCCAGCCCGTCTCGGGTAAGTGGGAGGTCACGACGCAAAGGAATGCACCTGATAGCACCATCATCGGCTACCCGCCTTTATACTCGGTCAAGCACAATTCGCCTCTCGCCACCGGCAAACCCTTCAAGGTCTATTATGAAGTCAAGATTCGCGGATCGGCAAGTGAGGTAGACCTCGCCCTTGGCTTCACCGCGCTTCCGTACCCCAACTTCCGTCTTCCCGGATGGCACCGCGGCAGTCTCGGTGTTCACGGCGATGACGGACACAAGTACATCAACGACAGATGGGGCGGAAAGTCTTTCACAACACCCTTCCAACCCGGCGAGACGCTGGGTATCGGCATGTCCTTCACGGCTCAGGACGGCAGGATGAGCGTTGAGATCTTCTTCACGCGAGACGGTAGACTGTCCGGGAGCTGGAACCTTCATGAGGAGGGTGACTCTGAGCAAGATTTGCCGGTCAACGGTCTGGAGGGATACCATGACCTGAGTTGTGCCATTGGCACATTCTCCAAGAACGAGTACGATATCATCTTTGACCCGGAGTTGTGGAAGTACAGACCTTGA
- a CDS encoding calcium/proton exchanger: MKKASSDPPNIDTRGSGAAGSAHGVRRSSSNRSHGNSANIVTDSIDLSSKSSLPATQRNNTFDTTASTTNSSNGVANGVSSHITSSSASNNLTLTCPDDINEKTSPRDLEDVAISSKTSRQGAVVDEEGALKKNQTPEQKQKPGVFARFYLTCKMILFHSWVNVLLVFVPVGIITKALGVSPGIVFAMNAIAIIPLAGLLSHATESVASKLGDTIGALLNVTFGNAVELIIFIALVKDEIRIVQASLLGSILANLLLILGMCFFLGGLRFREQIYNSTVTQMSACLLSLSVISLVLPTAFHASFQNTFKAEDETLKISRGTSVVLLLVYILYLLFQLKSHAYMYESTPQHIVDAESAPGPAIGFFDSSSSEDSSDSDSDSDASDSSGGTVRKTMRKVMRAGRRRKSSVVSVNTDGLPRTRNSSVGTTHGSEGSASRPAIPRFNSVGSDEAVEEDRSRKHRKHRRRHHKHQKKSKKASRNNLVDVEGHEPLTSSAQAGEPRRLDFADQSAGPSEPTDTTQAAKSRPVSGLRGLSIKNFAPAVFTTPDETPSAGPAAPAGPVPRVRFGIRRTNSLPDRLNQYGNVRPPGGVFPAQIPGVATVNSGLSAKDETADNDHLSRTAAVLLLLFSTALVAVCAEFLVDSINEVVKTSPLGEIFIGLIILPIVGNAAEHVTAVTVAMKNKMDLAIGVAVGSSIQIALFITPIVVIIGWAMDRDMSLYFTLFETVCLFVSAFIVNFLVLDGRSNYLEGALLCATYIIIAVVAFFYPNSDETSSFGA; the protein is encoded by the exons ATGAAGAAAGCCTCCTCTGATCCCCCCAATATAGACACCAGAGGCTCTGGCGCAGCAGGATCAGCGCATGGCGTCCGTCGCAGCTCCTCGAACCGATCCCACGGCAATTCGGCAAACATAGTCACCGACTCAATAGACTTGTCCAGCAAGTCTTCTCTTCCCGCTACCCAGCGCAACAACACGTTCGACACCACGGCTTCTACTACCAATAGTAGTAATGGCGTCGCCAATGGCGTCTCCTCTCACATCACGAGCTCTTCTGCGAGCAACAACCTCACCCTCACATGCCCGGATGACATCAATGAGAAAACAAGTCCCCGCGACCTCGAGGATGTTGCTATATCTTCGAAAACTTCGCGGCAGGGGGCTGTCGTAGACGAGGAGGGTGCTTTGAAGAAGAATCAAACTCCCGAACAGAAGCAGAAACCCGGCGTCTTTGCCCGCTTCTACCTCACGTGTAAAATGATCCTGTTCCACAGCTGGGTCAACGTGCTCCTCGTCTTCGTCCCGGTAGGCATCATCACGAAAGCCCTCGGCGTGAGCCCCGGCATCGTCTTCGCAATGAATGCCATCGCCATCATTCCACTCGCCGGCCTGCTCAGCCACGCCACCGAGTCCGTCGCCAGCAAGCTTGGTGACACCATTGGCGCCCTCCTGAACGTGACTTTCGGCAATGCCGTTGAACTGATTATCTT CATCGCGCTTGTCAAG GATGAAATTCGCATTGTTCAGGCGTCCCTCCTAGGCTCTATTTTGGCCAACTTGCTGCTCATTTTGGGCATGTGCTTCTTCCTCGGTGGCCTGCGCTTCCGAGAGCAG ATCTACAATAGCACCGTCACGCAGATGAGTGCTTGTCTGCTTAGTTTGAGTGTCATCAGTTTGGTGCTTCCT ACTGCCTTCCACGCTTCATTTCAAAACACCTTCAAGGCTGAGGATGAGACTCTCAAGATTAGCCGTGGTACCAGTGTG GTCCTCCTATTGGTGTACATCTTGTACCTCCTGTTCCAGTTGAAGTCTCATGCCTACATGTATGAGTCTACACCGCAACACATTGTGGACGCTGAGTCCGCTCCTGGCCCTGCTATTGGTTTCTTCGACTCTTCCAGTTCTGAGGATAGCTCCGACTCCGACTCCGATTCAGATGCTTCTGACAGCTCTGGAGGCACTGTACGCAAGACAATGAGAAAGGTCATGCGCGCCGGTAGAAGGCGCAAGTCTAGTGTGGTTTCTGTCAATACCGACGGTCTCCCCCGTACCCGTAACTCCTCTGTCGGTACAACTCACGGCTCTGAAGGATCCGCCAGTCGTCCAGCCATTCCTCGCTTCAACTCTGTCGGTAGCGATGAGGCCGTTGAGGAAGACAGGTCTCGTAAGCACAGAAAGCATCGCAGACGTCATCACAAGCATCAGAAGAAGTCCAAGAAGGCCTCCCGGAACAACCTTGTCGATGTTGAAGGCCATGAGCCTTTGACCAGCAGCGCTCAAGCGGGTGAACCCCGCCGTCTGGACTTTGCCGATCAATCCGCTGGCCCCTCGGAGCCGACCGATACCACTCAAGCCGCCAAGAGTCGCCCAGTGTCTGGCCTTCGCGGGCTGTCGATTAAGAACTTCGCCCCCGCTGTCTTCACCACACCCGATGAGACCCCATCCGCCGGCCCCGCTGCCCCGGCCGGCCCAGTCCCCCGAGTCCGTTTCGGTATCCGTCGTACCAACTCCTTGCCCGACCGTCTGAACCAGTATGGGAACGTTCGCCCCCCCGGAGGAGTGTTCCCCGCCCAGATTCCTGGTGTCGCGACTGTCAATAGTGGTCTGAGTGCCAAGGACGAGACTGCCGACAACGATCACCTATCCCGCACTGCTGCCGTCCTTCTTCTGCTCTTCTCCACCGCCCTTGTCGCCGTCTGCGCCGAGTTCCTTGTCGACTCCATTAACGAGGTTGTCAAGACCAGTCCTCTTGGCGAGATCTTCATCGGTCTCATTATCCTCCCCATTGTTGGCAACGCAGCAGAGCACGTCACGGCCGTCACTGTCGCTATGAAGAATAAGATGGACCTGGCCATTGGTGTTGCCGTTGGTAGCTCCATCCAGATCGCTCTCTTCATCACGCCCATTGTCGTCATCATCGGTTGGGCTATGGACCGCGATATGTCGCTGTACTTTACCTTGTTCGAGACAGTCTGCCTGTTCGTTTCAGCTTTCATTGTCAACTTCCTGGTACTCGACGGAAGGAGTAACTACCTTGAGGGCGCTTTGTTGTGTGCAACATACATCATTATTGCTGTGGTTGCTTTCTTCTACCCCAACTCGGACGAGACGAGCTCCTTCGGCGCCTGA